In the genome of Podospora pseudocomata strain CBS 415.72m chromosome 2 map unlocalized CBS415.72m_2.2, whole genome shotgun sequence, one region contains:
- a CDS encoding uncharacterized protein (EggNog:ENOG503NXU9; CAZy:GH76; COG:G), with protein MRLLGGILGMASLLMQTVTAIDMVITSVKAAAAEIAFGLTKYYTGHLPGDTPGNLPDPYFWWEAGAMFGTLIDYWQLTGDDTYNDITKQAILHQAAPTRDFMPRNQTRTLGNDDQGFWAMTAMTAAELKFPDPGPDQPQYLALAQAVFNQWAQRWEENESSGCGGGLPWQIFRFNRGFNYRNSISNGCFFNIASRLARFTGNVTYAEWAAKIYTWQEETGLFRDGDVLDGVTVKPEEGNSCDSIDEIQWTYNAGIFIHGSAVMYNFTDGNPIWKRRLDSHLASAERTFFTNSTDGERVMFEQFCEPPGFCDIDQRSFKGYLTRWLARTTQLAPYTFESISPLLTNSAIAAAKACSGSPTEAPPGEQPFRGRPGTACGFSWTKGGYDGMNGVGEQMNALSAVASTLVDRVDVPVTGDTGGTSKGDVNGGADGPGSWMTGKEYKPITTGERVAAGFVTAAMVFGVIGGSAFLIL; from the exons ATGAGGTTATTAGGAGGCATCCTTGGGATGGCGAGTTTGTTGATGCAGACTGTCACAGCCATTGACATGGTAATAA cttccgtgaaagccgccgccgccgaaatCGCCTTCGGCCTCACAAAATACTACACCGGCCACCTCCCCGGCGACACCCCCGGCAACCTCCCAGACCCCTACTTCTGGTGGGAAGCAGGCGCCATGTTCGGCACCCTAATCGACTACTGGCAGCTCACCGGCGACGACACCTACAACGACATCACAAAGCAagccatcctccaccaagccGCCCCCACCCGGGACTTCATGCCCCGCAACCAAACCCGCACGCTGGGCAACGACGACCAAGGCTTCTGGGCCATGACAGCCATGACAGCCGCCGAGCTCAAATTCCCCGACCCTGGCCCCGACCAACCCCAAtacctcgccctcgcccaaGCAGTCTTCAACCAATGGGCCCAACGCTGGGAGGAAAACGAGTCCTccggctgcggcggcggcctccCCTGGCAAATCTTCCGCTTCAACCGCGGCTTCAACTACCGcaactccatctccaacggctgcttcttcaacatcgCCTCCCGACTAGCTCGCTTCACGGGTAACGTCACCTACGCCGAGTGGGCAGCCAAGATCTACACCTGGCAGGAAGAGACCGGCCTTTTTCGGGATGGTGACGTGCTAGACGGTGTGACGGTCAAGCCGGAGGAGGGCAACAGCTGTGACTCCATCGACGAGATCCAGTGGACGTACAACGCGGGCATTTTCATTCACGGGTCGGCGGTGATGTATAATTTTACCGATGGGAACCCGATCTGGAAACGACGCCTCGACAGCCACTTGGCTTCCGCCGAGAGGACGTTCttcaccaacagcaccgaTGGGGAGAGGGTCATGTTTGAACAGTTTTGTGAACCTCCGGGATTTTGCGATATTGATCAGCGGAGTTTCAAGGGGTATCTCACTCGTTGGCTGGCGAGGACGACACAGCTGGCGCCTTATACGTTCGAGTCCATCTCCCCGCTTCTGACCAATAGCGCTATTGCAGCGGCGAAGGCCTGTTCGGGTTCGCCGACTGAGGCACCACCTGGGGAACAACCCTTTCGTGGCAGGCCAGGGACGGCTTGTGGGTTCAGCTGGACAAAGGGGGGGTATGACGGGATGAACGGGGTGGGGGAGCAGATGAATGCCTTGAGCGCGGTGGCGTCGACGTTGGTGGATAGGGTTGATGTGCCTGTTACGGGGGACACGGGCGGGACGAGCAAGGGGGACGTGAATGGGGGTGCGGACGGGCCGGGGAGTTGGATGACGGGGAAGGAGTACAAGCCCATCACCacgggggagagggtcgCGGCCGGGTTTGTGACGGCGGCGATGGTTTTTGGGGTTATTGGGGGGAGTGCGTTCCTAATACTATAA